A genomic stretch from Mycobacterium cookii includes:
- a CDS encoding MCE family protein: MSKENRQRRGIDPIWWAPVLVLVIVAISTLTAMAFEGTLKTTVPLTVISDRAGLVMEDDAKVKLRGVQVGEVSKVESYADSAGTNLSKLKLKIYPNEFRYLPSNIEAEIKSSTAFGAKYVDLIVPASGASHRELAKGAVLHSRNTTVEVNTVFENLQSIVHAIDPAKLNGVLSALSDGFRGKGERIGEAISGGNQFLVAVNPKQATIRKDWQLFGKTAAAYSAAAQDLLSTLDSFSTTSVTITKNKKALDGLLLDAIGFSNAGINTIGRNEQNLVSAINLVAPTFELLNKYSPTYKCTFEGAVWYLENGGRAYMGGNGKSLMIDGGLLFGDDPYRYPANLPIVQAKGGPGGRPSCGSLPDASANFPVKYLVTDTGFGTGLDIRPNSGIGFPGIVNYLPVTKGTPQPPLIRYPGGPAPGPAPAYPGQPPYGAPDYAGAATPPAPPAPPAP, translated from the coding sequence ATGAGCAAAGAGAACAGGCAGCGGCGGGGAATTGACCCTATTTGGTGGGCACCGGTCCTCGTCCTGGTGATCGTCGCGATCAGCACGCTGACGGCGATGGCGTTCGAAGGCACGCTGAAGACCACCGTCCCGCTCACCGTCATCTCGGACCGGGCCGGTTTGGTCATGGAAGACGACGCGAAGGTGAAGTTGCGCGGCGTCCAGGTCGGTGAAGTGTCCAAAGTCGAGTCCTATGCCGACTCGGCCGGCACGAATCTCTCCAAGCTGAAGCTGAAGATCTATCCGAACGAATTCCGCTACCTGCCGAGCAACATTGAAGCAGAAATCAAGTCCAGCACCGCATTCGGCGCCAAGTACGTCGACCTCATCGTGCCCGCGTCGGGCGCGAGTCATCGGGAACTGGCCAAAGGTGCCGTGCTACATAGCCGCAACACGACCGTTGAGGTCAACACCGTCTTCGAGAACTTGCAATCGATCGTCCACGCCATCGATCCGGCGAAGCTGAACGGCGTTCTGTCCGCGCTGTCCGACGGCTTCCGCGGTAAGGGCGAGCGCATCGGCGAGGCGATCAGCGGTGGCAACCAATTTCTGGTTGCCGTGAACCCCAAACAAGCCACCATCCGCAAGGACTGGCAGCTGTTCGGCAAGACCGCGGCGGCCTATTCGGCTGCGGCTCAGGACCTTTTGTCAACACTTGATTCTTTCTCGACGACGAGCGTCACGATCACCAAGAACAAAAAAGCGCTCGACGGCCTGCTGCTCGATGCCATCGGCTTCTCCAACGCGGGGATCAACACCATCGGCCGTAACGAGCAAAACCTGGTCAGCGCAATCAATCTGGTGGCACCGACCTTTGAGTTGCTCAACAAGTATTCACCGACCTACAAGTGCACGTTCGAGGGCGCTGTCTGGTACCTGGAGAACGGCGGCAGGGCCTACATGGGGGGCAACGGCAAATCTTTGATGATCGACGGCGGACTGCTTTTCGGTGACGACCCGTACCGCTATCCCGCCAACCTGCCGATCGTGCAGGCCAAGGGTGGTCCCGGCGGTCGGCCGAGTTGTGGTTCGCTGCCCGACGCCAGCGCGAACTTCCCGGTGAAGTATCTGGTGACCGACACCGGATTCGGTACCGGCCTGGACATCCGGCCCAACTCCGGCATCGGTTTCCCCGGCATCGTCAACTACCTGCCGGTCACCAAGGGCACGCCCCAACCGCCGCTCATCCGTTACCCTGGCGGTCCGGCACCGGGCCCGGCGCCGGCCTATCCGGGGCAACCCCCTTACGGCGCACCGGATTACGCCGGTGCCGCAACGCCACCGGCACCTCCCGCGCCACCGGCGCCGTAA
- a CDS encoding MCE family protein: protein MRTDAGAIARVVAFTVVSLAFVFVLVTVFGQFRFDSRTSYSAVFSNVSGLKGGNFVRIAGVEVGKVKDLKLEKDGTVHVDFAIDRDLRLTEGTKASVRYENLIGDRYLALEDGPGPPRRLPQNATIPLARTSPALDVDALIGGFRPLFRALDPDQVNALSGQLLRVFQGEGATISSVLGETSALTTTLANRDKLIGDVITNLNVVLHTFGTRDKQFSDGLDKLSQLVGALSERKTDIAKDVAYINAATGSVADLLTQARQPIKDVIVQTDRVSGQIDSDHDYFDDLVKTLPDVYQKLSRQGLYGDYFGFYICDVIIKLNGRNGQPTFVKFVSQVTGRCLPKK from the coding sequence ATGAGAACCGACGCCGGCGCCATCGCGCGTGTGGTGGCGTTCACCGTTGTCTCTCTTGCTTTCGTCTTCGTCCTGGTGACCGTCTTCGGGCAGTTCCGGTTTGACTCCCGCACTTCCTACAGCGCGGTGTTCTCGAATGTCTCGGGGCTCAAGGGCGGGAACTTCGTCCGGATAGCCGGCGTCGAAGTCGGGAAGGTCAAGGATCTCAAGCTGGAAAAAGACGGCACTGTCCACGTCGACTTCGCCATCGATCGGGATCTGAGGCTCACCGAAGGCACCAAAGCGTCAGTGCGCTACGAAAACCTCATCGGCGACCGGTATCTCGCTCTCGAGGACGGGCCCGGTCCGCCCAGGAGATTGCCGCAGAACGCGACGATTCCGTTGGCCCGTACCTCTCCTGCCCTCGACGTCGACGCGCTCATCGGTGGTTTCCGGCCGCTGTTCCGCGCGTTGGATCCCGACCAGGTCAATGCGTTGTCCGGCCAACTGCTCCGAGTGTTCCAGGGTGAGGGCGCCACCATCTCGTCGGTGCTCGGCGAGACCTCCGCGCTGACCACCACGCTGGCCAACCGCGACAAGCTGATCGGCGATGTCATCACCAACCTCAACGTCGTGCTGCACACCTTCGGCACCCGCGACAAACAGTTCTCAGACGGCTTGGACAAGCTGTCCCAGCTTGTCGGCGCGCTGTCCGAGCGCAAGACCGACATCGCCAAGGACGTGGCCTATATCAATGCCGCGACGGGATCGGTAGCCGACTTGCTGACGCAGGCGCGGCAACCGATCAAAGACGTGATAGTGCAAACGGATCGCGTCTCGGGGCAGATCGACTCCGACCACGACTACTTCGACGATCTCGTCAAGACCCTGCCCGACGTTTATCAAAAACTGTCCCGTCAGGGTCTCTACGGCGACTACTTCGGCTTCTACATCTGCGACGTGATCATCAAGCTCAACGGCAGGAACGGACAACCCACGTTCGTCAAGTTCGTGAGTCAGGTAACCGGGCGGTGCTTGCCGAAAAAATGA
- a CDS encoding ABC transporter permease — MTAESEALRKYVARFGSGTPEPDDETYFPGRQFLSGVVEAIRTLGAQTAFIGNSLGSTVDAVRRYPGEVLRLIAVLGMGTGALAVIGGTVVIVGFLTLTTGALIAVQGYNTLSNVGIEALTGFLGAFLNVRFIVPATAGVALAATIGAGATAQLGAMRINEEIDALEAMAIRPITYLASTRIVAGVVAVIPIYTTAMLMGFLATRFGTTIVYGQSRGVYDHYFSSFLHPTDLIWSFTEALSMAAAVMAIHTYYGYNATGGPAGVGEAVGRAVRSSITAGVFILLTITLSVYGQSGNFHLSGG; from the coding sequence ATGACGGCCGAGAGCGAGGCGCTACGCAAGTATGTCGCGAGGTTCGGATCGGGTACGCCGGAGCCGGACGACGAAACCTACTTCCCCGGCCGGCAATTCCTGAGCGGCGTCGTCGAGGCCATCCGGACGCTGGGCGCGCAGACGGCATTCATCGGCAACTCGCTCGGCTCCACCGTCGACGCGGTTCGGCGTTATCCCGGTGAGGTACTGCGATTGATCGCTGTGCTGGGCATGGGGACCGGGGCTCTGGCCGTCATCGGCGGCACGGTGGTCATCGTCGGATTCCTGACACTGACCACCGGCGCGCTGATCGCCGTGCAGGGCTACAACACCCTGTCCAACGTCGGGATCGAAGCGCTCACAGGCTTTCTCGGCGCGTTTCTCAACGTCCGCTTCATCGTGCCGGCCACCGCCGGGGTGGCGCTGGCGGCCACCATCGGTGCCGGCGCAACCGCGCAACTCGGGGCCATGCGCATCAATGAAGAAATCGACGCGCTGGAGGCGATGGCCATCCGGCCCATCACCTACCTGGCGTCCACCCGCATCGTGGCCGGAGTTGTCGCGGTCATCCCGATCTACACCACCGCAATGCTGATGGGGTTCTTGGCGACCCGATTCGGCACGACAATCGTCTACGGGCAATCCCGCGGCGTGTACGACCATTACTTCTCGTCGTTTCTGCACCCCACCGATCTGATCTGGTCGTTCACCGAAGCGTTGTCGATGGCGGCCGCGGTGATGGCGATCCATACGTACTACGGCTACAACGCGACGGGCGGACCCGCCGGGGTCGGCGAAGCGGTCGGCCGTGCGGTTCGTTCTTCGATCACCGCTGGGGTTTTCATTCTGCTGACCATCACGCTGTCCGTGTACGGACAGTCGGGCAACTTCCACCTGTCGGGGGGGTGA
- a CDS encoding MlaE family ABC transporter permease yields MAEKSGGSTLSRVEWSKPATAVGDFVVLAGETFAAAFRRPFAMRELIDQIWFVARVSIVPTLVLSIPYTVLIVFTLNIVLIEVGAGDLSGAGAALASITQVGPVVTAIVVSGAGATAICADLGARTIREEIDAMKVIGVNPIQALVVPRVIAATFVALLLYSAVAVVGLTGSYFFVVYVQHVTPGAFVFGMTILVGLPQVIVSLVKALLFGLSAGLIACYKGLSVGGGATGVGNAVNETVVFAFMALFLINILATAFGVKVSP; encoded by the coding sequence GTGGCTGAAAAATCTGGTGGCTCGACCCTGTCTCGAGTCGAGTGGTCGAAGCCCGCCACTGCGGTGGGCGATTTCGTCGTTCTGGCCGGCGAGACGTTCGCGGCCGCGTTTCGCCGCCCGTTCGCGATGCGCGAACTGATCGATCAGATCTGGTTCGTCGCCCGGGTATCGATCGTGCCGACGCTGGTGCTGTCGATTCCCTACACCGTCCTCATCGTCTTCACCTTGAACATCGTGCTGATCGAAGTCGGCGCCGGCGACCTGTCCGGCGCCGGTGCCGCGTTGGCCTCGATCACCCAGGTCGGCCCGGTTGTCACGGCGATCGTGGTCTCCGGCGCAGGTGCCACCGCGATATGCGCAGATCTCGGCGCCCGGACCATTCGTGAGGAGATCGACGCGATGAAAGTCATCGGCGTCAACCCGATTCAGGCCTTGGTGGTGCCACGGGTGATTGCCGCGACATTCGTTGCGCTACTGCTCTATTCGGCGGTTGCCGTTGTCGGGCTGACCGGCAGCTACTTCTTCGTGGTGTACGTCCAGCACGTCACCCCGGGAGCGTTCGTCTTCGGAATGACCATCCTGGTCGGCCTTCCGCAGGTGATCGTGTCTCTGGTCAAGGCATTGTTATTCGGGCTGTCGGCAGGTCTGATCGCTTGCTACAAGGGCTTATCCGTGGGTGGCGGCGCGACCGGGGTGGGCAACGCGGTCAACGAGACCGTCGTGTTCGCGTTCATGGCGCTGTTCTTGATCAACATCTTGGCCACCGCATTCGGTGTGAAGGTCTCGCCATGA
- a CDS encoding MCE family protein — MKPLADRNRVTVGLVGIGIVVALVTAVFSYEKIPFLTGKSGYSAYFTEAGGIKPDSDVRVSGLSVGRVSSVKLDGTKVLVKFTVDDGVALGNRTEAAIKTETVLGTKMLEITPRGDGKLEGPIPVERTRAPYDLPDALGDLTSTISALDTAKLSSALTTLANTFKDTPPDLKAALEGVAQFSSTLDNRDAKLRSLLANANKVVGVLGKRSDQIANLVINANALLAELLTQRNAVDALMTNIGAATRQISAVVGDNRTQLKPALDKLNNVLAVLDDRKKELQRTLYLIPKYAMSFGEVLGSGPFFKASLPNLTLGQFVQPFTDAAFSDLGLDPNVLLPSQLVDPGSGQPGLPQLPMPYPRTGQGGEPRRSIPDAITGNPDQQSCGPAGAPLPGPACYPYRPPPPAPPPGGAPPGPPADLKPPPKQTPVYQPAPNEVPANGGR, encoded by the coding sequence ATCAAACCGCTCGCTGACCGCAACCGGGTCACCGTCGGTCTGGTTGGCATCGGCATCGTCGTCGCCCTGGTCACCGCTGTCTTCTCCTACGAGAAGATTCCGTTCCTCACCGGAAAGTCCGGCTATTCCGCCTATTTCACCGAGGCGGGGGGCATCAAACCAGACAGCGACGTGCGGGTCTCGGGCCTGTCGGTCGGCAGGGTGTCCAGCGTCAAGTTGGACGGGACCAAAGTGCTGGTCAAATTCACCGTCGACGACGGCGTCGCACTGGGCAACCGCACCGAGGCGGCGATCAAGACCGAGACCGTGCTCGGCACGAAGATGCTCGAGATCACTCCGCGCGGCGACGGCAAGCTCGAAGGCCCCATCCCGGTTGAGCGCACCCGCGCGCCGTATGACTTACCGGATGCGTTGGGCGACTTGACCAGTACCATCAGCGCGCTGGACACCGCGAAGCTGTCGTCGGCGCTGACGACGTTGGCGAACACCTTCAAAGACACCCCACCCGATTTGAAGGCCGCACTGGAAGGTGTTGCGCAGTTCTCCAGCACGCTGGACAACCGTGACGCGAAACTGCGCAGCCTGTTGGCCAATGCGAACAAGGTCGTGGGGGTGCTGGGCAAGCGCAGCGACCAGATCGCCAACTTGGTCATCAACGCGAATGCCTTGCTGGCCGAGCTTCTGACGCAACGCAACGCGGTCGATGCGCTGATGACCAATATCGGTGCTGCGACGCGGCAGATATCCGCTGTCGTCGGCGACAACCGCACGCAACTCAAGCCCGCGCTGGACAAGCTCAACAATGTGCTTGCGGTCTTGGACGACCGCAAGAAAGAACTGCAGCGCACCTTGTACCTCATCCCGAAGTACGCGATGTCGTTCGGTGAAGTGCTGGGGTCGGGGCCATTCTTCAAAGCATCGCTACCGAATCTCACACTGGGACAATTCGTGCAGCCGTTCACCGACGCGGCGTTCTCTGATCTGGGGCTCGATCCCAACGTGCTGCTGCCGTCGCAACTCGTCGATCCGGGCAGCGGCCAGCCCGGTCTGCCGCAATTGCCGATGCCGTACCCGCGTACCGGACAGGGCGGCGAGCCGCGACGCTCGATCCCCGATGCGATCACCGGCAATCCGGATCAGCAGTCGTGTGGCCCCGCCGGCGCGCCGTTGCCTGGCCCCGCTTGCTATCCGTACCGGCCGCCGCCACCGGCGCCGCCGCCGGGCGGCGCACCGCCCGGGCCGCCGGCTGATCTCAAGCCGCCGCCCAAACAAACGCCGGTCTACCAGCCGGCGCCCAACGAAGTGCCTGCGAACGGGGGTCGCTGA